A stretch of Nitrospirota bacterium DNA encodes these proteins:
- a CDS encoding MerR family transcriptional regulator yields MLKANQQVRPAASNDAEQLGALQKLFYKIGEVSSITGLEPYVLRYWETEFDFLRPRKGKSKQRMYQKKEIELLLDIKRLLYDERFTIEGVRKKLSGKFADEEALQPEKIVRDREDVRATIESIKGRLRSLLKELKKDRGVAQPG; encoded by the coding sequence ATGTTAAAGGCAAACCAGCAAGTAAGGCCTGCTGCATCAAATGATGCAGAGCAATTAGGTGCCTTGCAGAAGTTATTTTATAAAATAGGCGAGGTCAGCAGCATAACCGGGCTAGAGCCGTATGTTTTAAGGTACTGGGAAACCGAGTTTGATTTCTTAAGGCCCCGTAAGGGTAAGTCTAAGCAACGGATGTACCAAAAGAAAGAAATCGAATTGTTGCTTGACATAAAACGGCTGTTATACGATGAACGATTTACTATTGAGGGAGTGAGAAAGAAGCTTTCCGGCAAATTTGCAGATGAGGAGGCGTTACAACCTGAGAAGATTGTAAGAGATAGAGAAGATGTCAGGGCAACGATAGAATCCATCAAGGGCCGGCTCAGGAGCCTGCTTAAGGAATTAAAAAAAGATCGGGGCGTAGCGCAGCCTGGATAG
- a CDS encoding peptidylprolyl isomerase, with amino-acid sequence MVLICALAVAINSEAVMLDRVVAVIDKDVITWSELYRMMEFEMSDKLKGMKQSEKLAFLKTTERQALDKLIEMKLILSEAQRRGIALSQKELDAAIDDIRVKYKVTPEEFAELLKKEGFTFDEYKKRFADQIIIQKLTSAEIYGKVMVSDEEVKARMNNISAAPDSGSNPGKYRIRLILILKKNDAQEDKKIEDKMAEIYTELTKGADFAKLAAKYSEGPNVSNGGDIGFVNKEDMEKDVADIVVGMKAGEFSKVVNSKDSFKIVQLMDKQSSDAPDKHSESVKNEIQDEKAKEHYKDFIKSLKDKRVIKILL; translated from the coding sequence GTGGTTTTAATCTGTGCGCTGGCTGTTGCCATAAACTCAGAGGCAGTGATGCTTGACCGCGTGGTTGCTGTGATAGATAAGGACGTTATAACGTGGAGTGAGCTGTACAGGATGATGGAATTTGAGATGTCCGACAAGTTGAAGGGGATGAAGCAGAGCGAAAAGCTTGCGTTTCTAAAGACAACAGAGAGGCAGGCGTTGGATAAGTTAATAGAGATGAAACTGATACTGTCTGAGGCGCAAAGGAGAGGGATTGCGCTCTCGCAAAAGGAGCTGGATGCCGCTATTGATGATATAAGGGTTAAGTATAAAGTAACGCCAGAGGAGTTTGCTGAACTGCTGAAAAAGGAAGGCTTCACTTTTGATGAGTATAAGAAGCGGTTTGCTGATCAAATTATCATACAGAAGTTAACGTCAGCCGAAATCTATGGAAAGGTAATGGTCTCGGATGAGGAGGTTAAAGCACGCATGAACAACATCAGCGCTGCTCCCGACTCTGGCTCAAACCCGGGGAAATACAGAATACGGTTGATTTTAATTTTAAAGAAAAATGATGCTCAGGAAGATAAAAAAATAGAAGACAAGATGGCAGAGATTTATACTGAGTTAACAAAAGGGGCTGATTTTGCAAAACTTGCAGCAAAGTACTCAGAGGGCCCAAATGTTTCAAACGGAGGTGACATTGGATTCGTCAACAAGGAGGATATGGAAAAAGATGTCGCAGACATAGTGGTAGGAATGAAAGCTGGTGAGTTTAGTAAGGTGGTTAACTCAAAGGACAGCTTTAAAATAGTGCAACTTATGGACAAACAATCGTCTGATGCACCGGATAAACATTCAGAAAGCGTCAAAAATGAGATCCAAGATGAAAAGGCAAAAGAACATTATAAGGATTTTATAAAATCCCTGAAAGACAAGAGAGTTATTAAAATATTACTATAG
- a CDS encoding integration host factor subunit alpha, with product MTKVDLINALFDNVGLLRNESEDIVETILQTMKQTLAGGESIKISGFGTFNVRKKRSRRGRNPKTGEDIEITPRVVVTFHPCNSLKNIVE from the coding sequence ATGACCAAAGTGGATTTGATAAACGCATTGTTTGATAATGTGGGGCTTCTCAGGAATGAATCTGAGGATATCGTTGAGACTATACTACAGACAATGAAACAGACTCTTGCCGGTGGTGAGTCAATAAAAATATCTGGTTTCGGAACATTCAATGTAAGAAAAAAGAGATCAAGGCGTGGCAGAAACCCAAAGACCGGTGAAGATATAGAGATAACACCGCGTGTGGTTGTAACATTTCATCCATGCAACAGTTTGAAAAATATTGTGGAGTAG